A stretch of Vigna angularis cultivar LongXiaoDou No.4 chromosome 4, ASM1680809v1, whole genome shotgun sequence DNA encodes these proteins:
- the LOC128196376 gene encoding pentatricopeptide repeat-containing protein At2g22410, mitochondrial-like, producing the protein MFILFANKLRFRYPLKIPLLGLLCCVHTRSLCPYVKPINWNTSHSFVRNNPLLSLLERCQSLLQLKQIQAQMILTGFINDSFAASRLVTFCALSESQALEYCTKILYWIPEPNVFSWNVTIRGFVESGDLEGAVLLYKRILQSGVTKPDNHTYPFLLKACSFPSMNCVGYTVLGHVLKFGFEFDIFVHNASITMLLSYGELEAAYDVFNNGCVGDLVTWNAMITGCVRRGLANEAKKLYQEMVGEKVKPNEITMIGIISSCSQLQDLNLGRKFHLYVTEHGIELTIPLSNALMDMYVKCGDLLAARILFDKMAHKTIVSWTTMVLGYARFGFLDVARELLYKIPEKSVVPWNAIISGCVQAKNSKEALALFHEMQIKKIKPDKVTMVNCLSACSQLGALDVGIWIHHYTKRHSISLDVALGTALVDMYAKCGNIAKALQVFQEVPQKNCLTWTAIICGLALHGNAWDAISYFSEMIRSGLRPDEITFLGVLSACCHGGLVEEGRKYFSQMSFNFNITPQLKHYSCMVDLLGRAGHLEEAEELIRNMTIAADAAVWGALFFACRVHGNVLIGERAALKLLEMDPQDSGIYVLLATMYSEAKMWKEASNARNIMKKRGVEKIPGCSSIEINGIVHEFVAKDVLHPQFEWIYECLVSLTKQLELLMLKCEIPAYGDEFVS; encoded by the coding sequence ATGTTTATCCTGTTTGCCAACAAACTGAGATTCAGATACCCTTTAAAAATCCCACTTTTAGGTCTCCTTTGTTGTGTACACACTCGTTCCTTGTGTCCTTATGTGAAACCCATCAATTGGAACACCTCCCACAGCTTCGTTCGAAACAaccctctcctttctctcttagAAAGGTGTCAGTCCTTGCTCCAGTTGAAGCAAATCCAGGCCCAGATGATCCTGACTGGCTTCATTAACGACAGCTTTGCCGCAAGTCGTCTTGTTACATTCTGTGCTTTATCTGAATCGCAGGCCCTTGAGTATTGTACCAAGATCTTGTATTGGATCCCAGAACCAAATGTATTTTCTTGGAATGTGACAATTAGGGGATTTGTGGAAAGTGGGGACTTAGAAGGAGCTGTTTTGTTGTACAAGAGAATTTTGCAATCTGGTGTTACGAAACCAGATAATCATACTTATCCTTTCTTGCTCAAGGCTTGCTCTTTCCCATCTATGAATTGTGTTGGTTATACAGTACTTGGACATGTGTTGAAGTTTGGATTTGAATTTGATATATTTGTGCACAATGCATCAATAACTATGTTACTCTCGTATGGAGAGTTGGAGGCAGCGTATGATGTGTTCAACAATGGTTGTGTGGGGGACTTGGTAACATGGAATGCCATGATTACGGGATGTGTTAGAAGAGGGCTAGCTAATGAGGCTAAAAAACTCTATCAGGAAATGGTGGGAGAGAAAGTGAAACCAAATGAGATTACGATGATTGGGATTATTTCTTCTTGTTCTCAACTGCAGGATTTGAATCTCGGTAGAAAATTTCATCTTTATGTCACAGAACATGGCATTGAGTTGACAATCCCACTCAGTAATGCACTTATGGACATGTATGTCAAGTGTGGAGACCTGTTGGCTGCACGAATTCTATTTGATAAAATGGCACACAAGACCATTGTTTCATGGACGACAATGGTTTTGGGGTATGCTAGATTTGGTTTTCTGGATGTCGCTCGGGAGCTTTTGTATAAAATTCCAGAAAAGAGTGTTGTGCCTTGGAATGCAATCATCAGTGGCTGTGTCCAAGCTAAGAATAGTAAAGAGGCCCTGGCTCTGTTCCATGAAATGCAAATTAAGAAAATCAAACCTGATAAAGTTACCATGGTTAACTGTTTGTCTGCATGCTCACAACTAGGAGCACTTGACGTAGGAATATGGATTCACCATTATACTAAAAGGCATAGTATTTCTCTCGATGTTGCATTGGGAACTGCACTAGTTGACATGTATGCTAAGTGTGGAAATATTGCAAAGGCTCTCCAGGTTTTCCAAGAGGTTCCTCAAAAGAATTGTTTGACCTGGACAGCCATTATTTGTGGTTTAGCACTTCATGGGAATGCCTGGGATGCTATATCCTATTTCTCAGAAATGATCCGTAGTGGCTTAAGACCTGATGAGATCACTTTTCTTGGTGTCTTATCAGCTTGTTGTCATGGAGGTTTAGTTGAAGAAGGCCGAAAATACTTTTCCCAAATGAGCTTTAACTTTAATATAACTCCTCAGCTTAAACACTACTCGTGCATGGTGGATCTTTTAGGAAGGGCTGGTCATTTGGAGGAAGCAGAAGAGCTTATTAGAAATATGACAATAGCAGCAGATGCTGCTGTGTGGGGTGCTTTATTCTTTGCATGTCGTGTTCATGGTAATGTTTTAATAGGAGAGAGGGCAGCTTTGAAACTTCTTGAGATGGATCCTCAAGATAGTGGTATTTATGTTTTGCTTGCTACTATGTACAGTGAGGCAAAAATGTGGAAGGAGGCAAGTAACGCAAGAAATATAATGAAGAAGAGAGGAGTAGAAAAGATTCCTGGTTGCAGCTCAATTGAAATCAATGGCATTGTGCACGAGTTTGTGGCAAAGGATGTGTTACATCCACAGTTTGAATGGATTTATGAATGCCTGGTTTCATTGACAAAGCAACTAGAGCTTCTTATGTTAAAATGTGAAATTCCTGCTTATGGAGATGAATTTGTTTCCTAA